Proteins found in one Triticum aestivum cultivar Chinese Spring chromosome 4D, IWGSC CS RefSeq v2.1, whole genome shotgun sequence genomic segment:
- the LOC123098642 gene encoding uncharacterized protein, which produces MASPHADPQQQHHASATPLLLAVRHIPFPGAQRPRALPAPDLAPLARRLDELAAAAAAHPLLKPLFDLRHHLSTFSQSRRQRMVAMRQAACPLAGGEGCFAAVLGGSVAGMVVSNGVNSFLSLYNTVLVIRLVLTWFPNTPPAIVSPLSTVCDPYLNIFRGIIPPLGGLDLSPILAFLVLNALTGTAAALPAELPSQKTASGSVHPDELTANQRKWTRRFRPGKSQEAEDAAR; this is translated from the exons ATGGCCTCGCCGCACGCCGACCCGCAGCAGCAGCACCACGCGTCGGCGACACCACTCCTGCTCGCCGTACGCCACATCCCGTTCCCCGGGGCCCAGCGCCCCCGCGCGCTCCCCGCCCCGGACCTCGCCCCTCTCGCGCGCCGCCTCGACGAgctcgccgcggcggcggccgcaCACCCGCTCCTGAAGCCGCTCTTcgacctccgccaccacctctcAACCTTCTCCCAG AGCAGGAGGCAGAGGATGGTGGCGATGCGGCAGGCGGCGTGCCCGCTGGCCGGCGGCGAGGGCTGCTTCGCGGCGGTGCTGGGCGGGTCCGTGGCCGGCATGGTGGTGTCCAACGGCGTCAACAGCTTCCTCAGCCTCTACAACACCGTGCTCGTCATCCGGCTCGTCCTCACCTGGTTCCCCAACACGCCGCCCGCCATCGTCTCGCCCCTCAG CACGGTGTGTGACCCGTACCTGAACATCTTCCGGGGCATCATCCCGCCGCTGGGAGGGCTGGACCTGTCCCCCATCCTCGCCTTCCTGGTGCTCAACGCCCTCACcggcaccgccgccgcgctcccggCCGAGCTCCCCTCCCAGAAGACCGCGTCCGGCTCGGTGCACCCTGACGAGCTCACCGCCAACCAGAGGAAATGGACGCGGAGATTCCGCCCGGGGAAATCGCAGGAGGCAGAGGATGCTGCTCGCTAG
- the LOC123098641 gene encoding 2-hydroxy-6-oxononadienedioate/2-hydroxy-6-oxononatrienedioate hydrolase 1 has protein sequence MGFSFLPVMEYLSRRAFHAAGLCPHTVTLPRDPGEGSGARTIHYWAPPGEPRLPPLLLIHGFGPMATWQWRRQVGPFSRRFHVVVPDLLCFGGSSPSPSSPAPSESAQAAALAALLDALPGLPATARVAVAGTSYGGFVAYSLARAAGPGRVGPVVISNSDLLKTAEDDRAFLQRAGGEWASMAELLMPLDARSARRLMELSFYRRQVTSMLPDFLIREGVQKLFSDKREEKIELMKAIIIGTDEFQLTPLEQDVLLIWGDHDQIFPLDKAFAVKRCLGENVRLEIFKETGHVPQMEDPDRFNEVVLDFLLASQKSPNQHDQ, from the exons ATGGGCTTCAGCTTCCTCCCGGTGATGGAGTACCTCTCGCGCCGCGCCTTCCACGCCGCCGGCCTCTGCCCCCACACCGTCACCCTCCCCCGCGACCCCGGCGAGGGCAGCGGGGCTCGAACGATCCACTACTGGGCGCCGCCGGGGGAGCCGCGCCTGCCGCCGCTCCTGCTCATCCACGGCTTCGGGCCCATGGCCACATGGCAGTGGCGCCGCCAGGTGGGCCCCTTCTCCCGCCGCTTCCACGTCGTCGTCCCGGACCTGCTCTGCTTCGGCGGCTCCTCCCCCAGCCCCTCCTCCCCGGCCCCCTCCGAGTCGGCGCAggccgccgcgctcgccgcgctgctCGACGCGCTCCCGGGCCTCCCGGCGACGGCGCGCGTCGCCGTGGCCGGCACGAGCTACGGCGGGTTCGTGGCCTACTCCCTGGCCCGCGCGGCGGGGCCCGGGAGGGTCGGCCCCGTGGTGATATCCAACTCCGACCTGCTCAAGACGGCGGAGGACGACAGGGCGTTCCTCCAGCGCGCCGGCGGCGAGTGGGCGAGCATGGCGGAATTACTCATGCCGCTGGACGCGCGCTCGGCGCGGCGGCTCATGGAGCTCTCGTTCTACCGGAGGCAGGTCACCTCCATGCTGCCGGACTTCCTGATCAGAGAGGGCGTGCAG AAACTTTTCAGTGATAAGAGGGAAGAGAAGATCGAGCTCATGAAGGCCATAATTATAGGGACAGATGAGTTCCAACTTACACCCTTGGAGCAG GATGTTTTGCTCATCTGGGGAGACCATGACCAGATATTCCCTTTGGACAAGGCGTTTGCTGTCAAGAG GTGCTTAGGAGAGAATGTGAGGTTGGAAATCTTCAAGGAAACCGGGCATGTGCCGCAGATGGAGGACCCGGATCGGTTCAACGAGGTCGTCTTGGACTTCTTGCTTGCCTCTCAAAAGTCCCCAAACCAGCATGATCAGTAG